One window of the Halorussus sp. MSC15.2 genome contains the following:
- the nth gene encoding endonuclease III → MGEPLDSRDAQVEEVIDRLYDEYPDSTISLNFSNRLELLIAVMLSAQCTDERVNEETADLFEKYETVEDYANADVDELSEDIGSITYHNSKADYIVSSAQTMLAEHDGEVPDTMDELTELKGVGRKTANVVLQHGHDIVEGIVVDTHVQRLSRRLGITEDERPETIEEDLMGVVPEEHWQQYTHLCISHGRATCTARNPDCGDCVVEDLCPSSKLDHDVDLASGEEWD, encoded by the coding sequence ATGGGAGAGCCACTCGACTCGCGCGACGCCCAAGTGGAGGAAGTCATCGACAGACTCTACGACGAGTATCCCGATTCGACTATCTCGCTCAACTTCTCGAACCGACTCGAACTCCTCATCGCCGTGATGCTGTCGGCCCAGTGTACTGACGAGCGCGTGAACGAGGAGACCGCCGACCTCTTCGAGAAGTACGAGACCGTCGAGGACTACGCGAACGCCGACGTAGACGAACTCTCGGAGGACATCGGCTCTATCACCTACCACAACAGCAAGGCCGACTACATCGTTTCCTCGGCACAGACCATGCTGGCGGAACACGACGGCGAGGTCCCCGACACGATGGACGAACTGACCGAACTGAAGGGCGTCGGCCGCAAGACCGCCAACGTCGTCCTCCAGCACGGCCACGACATCGTGGAGGGCATCGTCGTGGACACCCACGTCCAGCGCCTCTCCCGTCGCCTCGGTATCACTGAGGACGAGCGCCCGGAGACCATCGAGGAGGACCTGATGGGCGTCGTCCCCGAGGAGCACTGGCAGCAGTACACCCACCTGTGCATCAGTCACGGCCGGGCGACCTGCACCGCGCGGAACCCCGACTGCGGCGACTGCGTGGTCGAGGACCTCTGTCCGTCCTCGAAACTCGACCACGACGTGGACCTCGCCAGCGGCGAGGAGTGGGACTGA